In Fusarium falciforme chromosome 10, complete sequence, a single genomic region encodes these proteins:
- a CDS encoding MFS domain-containing protein, with protein MSEPKTTVVVGDFEDDHALKKPEHVEHIGHATAAEDHEEGPIKAIRNQPWAFLWCVYAIYTLMLTSFDNQAGGIVIGIPQFRKDFGSEFAGDYVLPARWQSAYSGGPVASAVIGSLGAGLIADKIGRKWTLFGCYILVFIAITVETISTTNAVFFAGKFIAGFPIGAFITVSMTYIGEVSPLALRGTLTAASAIAFTIGPFIVSLIANETGSRTTRWAYRAIFVSQYGISGLGFLILPFMPESPWWLVDHNKMDRAVKSLNRLGYDAVATEKRLAVIQLTLQEIRKETEGASYLECFRKSNLRRTIISVAPMSIQALCGVFFVAAYATYYQQLAGYTADESFKLGIVQQVLSMLGNITSWFLIDRVGRRDLTIWGLMLLTVILMVTGGLAVAATPGAIKGTVALLLVYCYFYNCTIGATAYTLLTEIATSRLRAKTASLSLALQNGLFTMWAFVIPFLFNPDQANLGAKVSFIFGGLAVLCIIYLWFYQPESAGRSYEELDEMFIKKVPAREFKTFKTEAEQKSGLA; from the exons ATGAGCGAACCAAAAACCACCGTCGTGGTAGGCGACTTCGAGGATGACCACGCCCTCAAAAAGCCAGAGCACGTCGAGCATATCGGCCACGCTACTGCGGCCGAGGACCACGAGGAGGGCCCTATCAAGGCTATCCGGAACCAGCCCTGGGCCTTCCTCTGGTGTGTCTACGCCATCTACACACTCATGTTGACGAGCTTTGACAACCAGGCTGGCGGCATCGTGATCGGTATTCCCCAGTTTCGCAAGGACTTTGGAAGCGAGTTCGCTGGCGACTACGTCCTCCCCGCTCGCTGGCAGTCCGCGTATAGCGGCGGCCCTGTTGCTTC CGCTGTAATCGGTTCCCTCGGTGCTGGCTTGATCGCCGACAAAATCGGCCGCAAGTGGACTCTTTTCGGGTGCTacatcctcgtcttcatcgccatcactgTCGAGACCATTAGCACCACCAACGCTGTCTTCTTCGCCGGCAAGTTCATCGCAGGCTTCCCCATTGGCGCCTTCATCACCGTATCCATGACCTACATCGGCGAGGTTTCTCCCCTGGCCCTCCGAGGAACCCTCACAGCCGCTTCCGCCATCGCCTTTACCATCGGGCCCTTCATCGTCTCGCTTATCGCCAACGAGACAGGCAGCCGGACGACGCGCTGGGCTTACCGGGCCATTTTCGTTTCGCAGTACGGTATCAGCGGACTCGGCTTCCTGATCCTGCCCTTCATGCCCGAGTCGCCCTGGTGGTTGGTCGACCATAACAAGATGGACAGGGCGGTGAAGTCTCTAAACCGCCTCGGCTACGATGCTGTCGCCACGGAAAAGAGGCTGGCCGTCATCCAGTTGACGCTCCAGGAGATCCGCAAAGAAACCGAAGGGGCCAGCTACCTGGAGTGCTTCCGCAAATCCAACTTGCGCCGCACCATCATCTCGGTCGCTCCCATGAGCATCCAGGCTCTATGCGGCGTGTTTTTTGTTGCTGCCTACGCCACCTACTACCAGCAGCTCGCTGGCTATACCGCAGATGAGAGTTTTAAGCTTGGCATCGTGCAGCAAGTACTATCAATGCTAGGCAATATCACGTCCTGGTTCCTTATCGATAGGGTTGGTCGGCGAGACCTGACAATCTGGGGACTCATGCTCCTCACTGTCATCTTGATGGTGACGGGCGGCCTCGCTGTGGCGGCAACCCCTGGCGCCATCAAGGGAACAGTTGCCCTGCTACTCGTCTACTGCTACTTCTACAACTGTACCATCGGAGCCACCGCGTACACCCTCCTGACAGAGATCGCCACATCGAGGCTCCGCGCCAAGACGGCatccctctccctcgctcTTCAGAACGGGCTCTTT ACAATGTGGGCTTTTGTTATCCCCTTTCTATTCAACCCCGACCAGGCCAACCTCGGAGCCAAGGTGTCCTTTATCTTTGGCGGCTTAGCAGTCCTCTGCATCATCTACCTCTGGTTCTACCAGCCTGAGTCTGCTGGCCGCTCTTATGAGGAGCTGGACGAGATGTTTATTAAGAAGGTGCCAGCCCGTGAATTCAAGACTTTCAAGACCGAGGCTGAGCAAAAGTCTGGCCTTGCTTGA
- a CDS encoding Clr5 domain-containing protein yields MSSTNDLHTATDSDESRVAYDKMPPMDPLHLQQFDFMPLSQSQLSHSCPVLGEVGGEHLPDGSFSFPANDHIFTEQPIDPFDQYHIPSVPSQLSSMLLSGDLSSFNSNGGSMDSQNWLQQVEPLSWAGFGDETFASGPEWPSAPMETAYMPQNPWTGILSQQMSEELSQMAINQQSPQLLQSLEQPGIADLDYRYLVQAHSSGITYPLFTAGDSVEFEGLLPQPTPHIPSLACTTQSPQQIGESQILRRSTHRNPGVSSYSDEAWEAIRPIFRDLFITQRCTLSQTSMILELVHHFTATEDSFNTRKKRHWPDCVKNKTTAKGTGSQTFSHQAPGSSPPRKRPRKAMGNHPSPPEYVIRVLGSVPRALPPYLYKGQNILLLCIDKFVKGFYDSQADIESLSKPNQSGDYNMMLEEWEWQVLRTRCQAVSTLVRKHEAIPNPTNERPVALNRPERAETLKVIMGNLLHDKVFKKAQDPVRCSSPNQLSSIWDICRILQGLSLQQRHNDTLYVESFIHSLQDISTVSGKTNHVGMAALVEGLLGISPCDLHDTMRISFLCTARGLSSRLGPRHPAVLESWTLYARHWDPKCLQKASFLSSYRKGLEETEKKFGHSHDYTINLLCNYASAAYYIFHDNGLANDLAIRLWERTSSACGNDETPLSWSVKAQGMAEAAKMLALLCCITHENKRKSGGEMKKLRRKLKLKGRKARKRFRATLQSPPDPQNAKQAIENLEKTVERLNASEWDCKFVKAGLLDTLGNLTQEFCPKEVQGGAAKSHREEAAGIRLEIVRNDQGEKH; encoded by the exons ATGTCGTCTACCAACGATCTCCACACTGCCACTGACTCCGATGAATCTCGGGTTGCCTACGATAAGATGCCTCCCATGGATCCGCTTCACTTGCAACAGTTTGACTTCATGCCACTATCACAATCCCAACTTTCCCATTCCTGCCCTGTCCTTGGAGAAGTTGGCGGGGAACACCTCCCGGATGGCTCCTTTAGCTTCCCTGCCAATGACCACATCTTTACTGAACAACCGATCGACCCCTTCGATCAGTATCATATCCCTTCGGTTCCATCTCAATTGTCGAGCATGCTTCTCAGCGGCGACCTCTCAAGTTTTAATTCAAATGGTGGATCCATGGATAGTCAGAACTGGCTACAGCAGGTTGAACCACTCTCCTGGGCCGGCTTCGGGGACGAGACCTTCGCTTCTGGACCTGAATGGCCTTCAGCACCAATGGAGACAGCATACATGCCCCAGAATCCATGGACGGGGATCCTTTCTCAACAGATGTCGGAAGAACTATCTCAGATGGCCATCAACCAACAATCACCTCAGCTACTGCAATCCCTCGAGCAGCCCGGTATTGCGGATTTAGACTATCGGTATTTGGTGCAAGCTCACTCATCAGGCATCACTTATCCTCTCTTCACGGCCGGCGATAGTGTCGAATTCGAAGGGTTGTTGCCTCAACCCACGCCACACATTCCAAGTTTGGCTTGCACTACACAGAGCCCTCAACAGATTGGAGAATCGCAGATTCTGCGAAGATCTACCCACCGGAATCCAGGCGTATCCTCATATTCTGATGAGGCCTGGGAGGCTATTCGGCCGATCTTTCGAGACTTGTTTATCACCCAGAGGTGTACCTTGTCGCAAACCAGCATGATACTCGAGTTGGTTCATCATTTCACAGCCAC AGAAGATTCCTTTAATACCAGGAAAAAGAGACACTGGCCAGATTGCGTGAAAAACAAAACCACTGCCAAGGGGACCGGCTCCCAAACCTTCAGTCATCAGGCTCCAGGGAGTTCTCCACCGCGTAAGAGGCCCAGGAAGGCTATGGGGAATCATCCTTCCCCCCCTGAGTACGTGATCCGAGTCTTGGGCTCAGTTCCGCGCGCCCTTCCCCCTTACCTGTACAAGGGTCAGAACATACTACTTCTCTGCATCGACAAATTCGTGAAAGGATTCTACGACTCTCAAGCCGACATTGAGTCCCTAAGCAAGCCAAATCAGTCTGGAGATTACAACATGATGCTCGAGGAATGGGAGTGGCAGGTTCTTCGGACCCGTTGCCAGGCCGTTTCTACTCTGGTTCGGAAGCACGAGGCCATTCCCAACCCGACGAATGAAAGACCTGTCGCTTTGAACCGGCCCGAACGAGCAGAGACACTGAAGGTGATCATGGGCAATCTACTTCACGACAAGGTCTTTAAAAAGGCACAAGACCCCGTAAGATGCTCTAGCCCAAACCAGCTGTCATCAATATGGGACATATGCCGTATCCTGCAAGGCCTTTCTCTTCAGCAAAGACACAATGATACCTTGTATGTGGAGAGCTTTATTCACTCTCTACAAGACATTTCCACTGTCTCTGGTAAAACCAACCATGTCGGGATGGCCGCTCTTGTGGAAGGTCTGCTGGGGATCTCGCCTTGTGATCTCCATGATACAATGCGGATTAGCTTCCTCTGCACCGCCCGAGGATTGTCAAGCAGGCTTGGCCCCCGCCACCCAGCAGTCCTGGAATCTTGGACGTTATATGCTCGGCATTGGGACCCCAAATGTCTTCAAAAGGCCAGCTTTCTGTCTTCCTATCGAAAGGGTCTTGAAGAAACTGAGAAAAAATTTGGTCATAGCCATGACTACACCATCAATCTTTTGTGCAACTATGCTTCCGCAGCATACTATATCTTCCACGACAATGGACTTGCCAACGACCTTGCCATCAGGCTCTGGGAACGTACGTCGAGTGCCTGTGGTAACGACGAAACACCGTTATCATGGTCTGTTAAGGCCCAGGGAATGGCCGAAGCCGCCAAGATGCTTGCCTTGCTCTGCTGCATTACCCACGAGAACAAACGCAAGAGTGGCGGCGAGATGAAAAAGCTTAGGCGTAAGCTAAAGTTGAAAGGACGCAAGGCACGGAAAAGGTTCCGCGCTACGCTGCAGTCTCCACCGGATCCTCAGAATGCTAAACAAGCTATCGAGAACCTCGAGAAAACGGTTGAGAGACTAAATGCGAGTGAATGGGATTGCAAATTTGTCAAAGCAGGGCTACTAGACACTTTGGGAAATTTGACCCAGGAGTTCTGTCCTAAGGAGGTTCAGGGAGGTGCTGCCAAATCTCATCGTGAGGAAGCCGCAGGGATTCGCCTTGAAATAGTAAGAAACGATCAAGGTGAAAAGCATTAG
- a CDS encoding FMN-red domain-containing protein gives MASVKKVALITTSTRKPRVGPEVASVVHEIIKNDTDASSGVEITPVEVADFNLPIYDEEVIPAMVPAKASFSKPHTIAWSTEVGKYDAYILVIPEYNFGIAGATKNAIDYLYNEWIGKPAAIVSYGIQGGTFASEQLNKALTGMKLRVAETRPSLKFHGGNGPDLFLAMGSGGLGEDTKKDMEAEAPIILKAFQELKELLNAEKAQESA, from the coding sequence ATGGCCTCTGTCAAAAAAGTCGCCCTCATCACAACCAGCACTCGAAAGCCCAGAGTTGGCCCAGAAGTAGCCAGCGTGGTCCATGAAATCATCAAGAACGACACCGATGCATCTAGCGGTGTCGAGATCACGCCGGTTGAAGTCGCCGACTTCAACTTGCCCATCTACGATGAAGAGGTGATCCCCGCCATGGTTCCTGCCAAGGCATCCTTCTCCAAGCCTCACACGATCGCCTGGAGTACCGAGGTGGGAAAATACGACGCCTACATCCTCGTCATTCCCGAATACAACTTTGGCATAGCCGGAGCTACCAAGAATGCCATCGACTACCTCTACAACGAGTGGATCGGCAAGCCGGCTGCGATCGTCAGTTACGGCATCCAGGGAGGAACGTTTGCGAGCGAGCAGCTCAACAAAGCGTTGACGGGAATGAAGCTGCGCGTCGCGGAGACGCGACCTTCCCTAAAGTTCCACGGTGGCAACGGGCCTGATCTCTTTCTTGCCATGGGGTCGGGTGGTCTAGGCGAGGACACAAAGAAGGATATGGAAGCTGAGGCACCAATTATTCTCAAGGCGTTCCAGGAGCTTAAGGAGCTGCTCAACGCCGAGAAAGCCCAGGAGTCAGCCTAA
- a CDS encoding PKS-ER domain-containing protein: MKEAFISPDIQVEIREVPIPIPKAGELLIKVAVSGTNPKDWKVPIFLQKSVNSGDDFAGIVEAVGAGVSEFKPGDRVAGIHEIGTAHGSFAEFAITPASTTFHIPDNVTFEEAVTIPLNGLVAAYGLYHVLRLPAPWSPAGIEKTPLVIHGAGTAIGALALKLAKAANIHPIIATAGNSSDLVNGFLELDKGDALVDYRQPHDKFVAEIQSAIVKAGGGPAWYGLDCATNHDGAPEYKGVLDGALGLQAGLEDSAGRKPLVATVQAGSKFTGHVDGGDINVMVAHTGSNEEKCLAYTASRLFAYGLASGWLTGHPTEVVEGGLVGVGEALRRLKSEQVFGKKLIIKIGEL, from the exons ATGAAGGAAGCTTTTATTTCACCGGATATTCAAGTCGAGATTCGAGAAGTGCCAATCCCGATTCCAAAGGCCGGTGAACTTCTCATCAAAGTGGCCGTGTCGG GTACAAACCCCAAAGATTGGAAGGTCCCAATCTTTCTCCAGAAGTCTGTAAACTCCGGCGATGATTTTGCAGGTATTGTCGAGGCGGTAGGCGCTGGAGTGTCCGAATTCAAGCCCGGAGACCGCGTGGCTGGTATACACGAGATTGGGACAGCACATGGCTCCTTTGCCGAGTTCGCCATCACACCTGCTTCTACGACATTCCATATTCCCGACAATGTTACATTCGAGGAG GCTGTCACGATTCCATTGAATGGGCTCGTCGCAGCGTATGGCCTCTATCATGTCCTTCGTCTGCCGGCACCTTGGTCACCTGCTGGTATTGAGAAAACCCCGCTCGTCATCCATGGTGCTGGTACAGCTATAGGTGCCCTTGCCCTCAAACTCGCAAAAGCCGCAAATATTCACCCGATTATTGCAACGGCTGGTAACTCGAGCGACCTAGTCAATGGGTTTCTCGAGCTTGACAAAGGCGATGCCCTTGTTGATTACCGGCAACCACACGACAAGTTTGTAGCCGAGATCCAGTCGGCTATTGTCAAGGCCGGTGGTGGTCCGGCTTGGTATGGTTTGGATTGTGCTACGAATCATGACGGTGCTCCTGAGTACAAGGGTGTCCTAGACGGTGCCTTGGGACTGCAGGCTGGTTTGGAAGACTCGGCCGGAAGAAAGCCGCTCGTTGCTACCGTTCAAGCTGGATCCAAGTTTACAGGTCATGTAGACGGCGGTGACATCAACGTCATGGTCGCACACACTGGCAGCAACGAAGAGAAGTGTCTTGCGTACACGGCCAGCCGACTCTTCGCATATGGCCTGGCTAGTGGCTGGTTGACGGGTCATCCTACAGAGGTGGTAGAGGGAGGTTTGGTTGGAGTGGGAGAGGCTCTTCGAAGACTCAAGAGTGAGCAGGTCTTTGGAAAGAAGTTGATCATCAAAATTGGAGAGCTGTGA